One Oreochromis niloticus isolate F11D_XX linkage group LG16, O_niloticus_UMD_NMBU, whole genome shotgun sequence genomic window carries:
- the LOC109197668 gene encoding uncharacterized protein LOC109197668 isoform X3, with translation MQKRKRGRRGSGWMDEGWLELSVSSLSCLSSSILTMLTAVFQAEHRLPASDCILSKRMDYSPVPLPSFHESSPTCTESIPGSTALTTCLFACPLGTRQPFTLSPTASPTFPNFFSQFIGCCS, from the exons ATGCAAAAGAGGAAgcgggggaggagggggagtggatggatggatgaaggtTGGCTGGAGCTGTCAGTCTCATCTCTCTCCTGTCTCTCCTCATCCATTCTCACCATGCTGACAGCAGTCTTCCAAGCAGAACACCGCCTGCCTGCAAG CGACTGCATTCTGAGCAAAAGGATGGATTATTCACCTGTGCCACTTCCTTCCTTCCATGAATCCAGTCCCACATGCACAGAAAGCATCCCAGGATCAACAGCTCTCACTACCTGCCTATTTGCCTGCCCCCTTGGAACCCGCCAGCCTTTCACCCTTTCACCAACCGCCTCTCCCACTTTCCCAA ATTTCTTCTCACAGTTTATTGGCTGCTGCTCGTAA